The Streptomyces sp. Mut1 genome window below encodes:
- a CDS encoding RDD family protein, with the protein MSFGDPNNPYGNQPSYGQQPGYPQQAPQGVPPQGVPPQGMPPQYGYPAQPYGAYPPAGMPGMGMPGLPPLAHWGERVGAWLLDLLIIVAPMYALGFVDLARSDDPETADPGAFFAVGVVYFFVMGFYQLYREGKTGQTTGKKVLRISVRRERDGNTLGFGMAFVRKIAHALDSFSCYLGWLWPLWDPKRQTFADKVCNTVVIKVAKG; encoded by the coding sequence ATGAGCTTCGGGGACCCGAACAACCCCTACGGGAACCAGCCCTCGTACGGGCAGCAGCCGGGATATCCGCAGCAGGCCCCGCAGGGCGTGCCTCCGCAAGGCGTGCCCCCGCAGGGCATGCCCCCGCAGTACGGCTACCCGGCCCAGCCGTACGGGGCGTACCCGCCGGCCGGGATGCCGGGCATGGGCATGCCGGGGCTGCCGCCGCTGGCCCACTGGGGGGAGCGGGTGGGGGCGTGGCTGCTCGACCTGCTGATCATCGTGGCCCCGATGTACGCCCTCGGCTTCGTCGACCTCGCGCGGAGCGACGACCCGGAGACGGCCGATCCCGGGGCCTTCTTCGCGGTCGGCGTCGTCTACTTCTTCGTCATGGGCTTCTACCAGCTCTACCGGGAGGGGAAGACCGGTCAGACGACCGGCAAGAAGGTCCTGCGCATCAGTGTGCGCCGGGAGCGCGACGGGAACACGCTCGGCTTCGGCATGGCCTTCGTGCGCAAGATAGCGCACGCGCTGGACAGCTTCAGCTGCTACCTCGGCTGGCTGTGGCCGCTGTGGGACCCCAAGCGGCAGACGTTCGCCGACAAGGTGTGCAACACCGTCGTCATCAAGGTCGCCAAGGGCTGA
- a CDS encoding aldo/keto reductase, whose protein sequence is MTDNKIATVELGGGGPRVGVQGLGCMGISEFYGATDEASARETLETALAAGVTLFDTADIYGSGANETFLAPFVGAHRDEITLATKFAIERRDEDPDYRGVNNDPAYIRKAVEASLRRLDTEVIDLYYMHRHDPAVPFAESVGAMAELVEQGKVKQLGLSEVTGAELREAHAVHPIAALQSEWSLFSRDVERSAVPAAVELGVTVVPYSPLGRGFLTGSFADAGTELSPGDIRKQQPRFNGDNARTNAALLEPVHKIAAAHGASAAQVALAWVQQRAQVHGVTVVPIPGTRRSHRLLENVGATRLTLTAGELALLEPIAGQVAGDRYPDMSLTSAARE, encoded by the coding sequence ATGACTGACAACAAGATCGCCACCGTGGAGCTCGGCGGGGGAGGCCCGCGGGTCGGCGTCCAGGGACTCGGCTGCATGGGCATCAGCGAGTTCTACGGTGCCACCGACGAGGCCTCCGCCCGCGAGACGCTGGAAACGGCGCTCGCGGCGGGCGTCACCCTCTTCGACACCGCCGACATCTACGGCAGCGGCGCCAACGAGACGTTCCTCGCGCCGTTCGTCGGGGCGCACCGCGACGAGATCACCCTCGCCACGAAGTTCGCCATCGAGCGGCGCGACGAGGACCCGGACTACCGGGGCGTGAACAACGACCCCGCCTACATCCGCAAGGCCGTCGAGGCCAGCCTGCGCCGGCTGGACACCGAGGTGATCGACCTCTACTACATGCACCGCCACGACCCGGCCGTCCCGTTCGCCGAGTCCGTCGGCGCGATGGCCGAACTGGTCGAGCAGGGCAAGGTCAAGCAGCTCGGGCTCAGCGAGGTGACCGGGGCGGAGCTGCGCGAGGCGCACGCGGTGCACCCGATCGCGGCCCTGCAGTCCGAGTGGTCGCTGTTCAGCCGGGACGTGGAGCGCAGCGCGGTGCCCGCCGCCGTTGAGCTCGGGGTGACCGTGGTGCCGTACTCGCCGCTCGGCCGGGGCTTTCTGACCGGGTCGTTCGCGGACGCGGGTACGGAGCTGTCGCCGGGCGACATCCGCAAGCAACAGCCGCGCTTCAACGGGGACAACGCGCGGACGAACGCCGCGCTTCTGGAGCCGGTCCACAAGATCGCCGCCGCCCACGGGGCATCGGCCGCGCAGGTCGCGCTGGCCTGGGTCCAGCAGCGCGCCCAGGTTCACGGCGTCACCGTCGTCCCGATCCCGGGCACCCGCAGGAGCCACCGCCTCCTGGAGAACGTGGGCGCGACCCGGCTCACCCTGACCGCCGGCGAACTGGCCCTGCTGGAGCCGATCGCCGGCCAGGTGGCCGGGGACCGCTACCCGGACATGAGCCTGACGTCGGCGGCCCGCGAGTAG
- a CDS encoding MerR family transcriptional regulator produces MTVMETTSTGTDACASGPAAHPRPEGQDQYTISEVAAFTGLTAHTLRWYERIGLMPHVDRSHTGQRRFTNRDLDWLAFVTKLRLTGMPVAHMVRYAELIREGDHTFEERQELLEATRRDVRARIAELQDTLAVLDYKIDFYAGARTAPEGPSAA; encoded by the coding sequence ATGACGGTGATGGAGACCACTTCGACAGGGACCGACGCCTGTGCTTCGGGCCCGGCCGCGCACCCGCGCCCCGAAGGGCAGGACCAGTACACGATCAGCGAAGTGGCGGCGTTCACCGGTCTGACCGCGCACACCCTGCGCTGGTACGAGCGGATCGGCCTCATGCCGCACGTGGACCGGTCGCACACCGGCCAGCGCCGCTTCACCAACCGGGACCTGGACTGGCTCGCCTTCGTCACGAAGCTGCGGCTGACGGGGATGCCGGTCGCGCACATGGTGCGGTACGCCGAGCTGATACGGGAGGGCGACCACACCTTCGAGGAACGGCAGGAACTGCTGGAGGCGACCCGCCGCGACGTGCGGGCGCGGATCGCGGAGCTCCAGGACACTCTGGCCGTACTGGACTACAAGATCGACTTCTACGCGGGCGCCCGCACGGCGCCGGAAGGGCCCAGTGCCGCATGA
- a CDS encoding serine hydrolase domain-containing protein, protein MNSLAMIENWPVPTAAAAVVRADGTVVGTHGPTAHRFPLASVTKPLAAYTALVAYEEGAVELDEPAGPEGSTVRHLLAHTSGLAFDEHRVMAPPGNRRLYSNAGFEVLGDHIAEATGIPFPEYVRQAVLEPLGMTATTLDGSPAKDGVSTVDDLARFAAEVQAPRLLDPRTVLAAQTVVHPGLKGVLPGYGHQNPNDWGLGFEIRDSKSPHWTGAASSPATFGHFGQSGTFLWIDPVAGAACVTLTDRAFGPWAVEVWPVLTDAVLAELGA, encoded by the coding sequence ATGAACAGCCTGGCGATGATCGAGAACTGGCCCGTCCCCACCGCGGCGGCGGCCGTCGTACGAGCGGACGGCACGGTCGTCGGGACGCACGGCCCGACCGCGCACCGCTTCCCCCTCGCCTCCGTCACCAAACCGCTCGCCGCCTACACGGCGCTGGTGGCGTACGAGGAAGGCGCCGTCGAGCTGGACGAACCTGCGGGCCCCGAGGGCTCGACCGTCCGCCACCTGCTCGCCCACACCAGCGGCCTCGCCTTCGACGAGCACCGCGTGATGGCCCCGCCCGGCAACCGCCGCCTCTACTCCAACGCGGGCTTCGAGGTTCTGGGCGACCACATCGCCGAGGCCACCGGCATCCCGTTCCCGGAGTACGTCCGGCAGGCGGTCCTCGAACCCCTCGGGATGACCGCCACCACCCTGGACGGCTCCCCCGCCAAGGACGGCGTCTCCACGGTCGACGATCTCGCGCGCTTCGCCGCCGAAGTGCAGGCCCCGCGCCTGCTCGACCCGCGCACCGTGCTCGCCGCGCAGACCGTCGTCCACCCCGGCCTGAAGGGCGTCCTTCCCGGCTACGGCCACCAGAACCCCAACGACTGGGGCCTCGGCTTCGAGATCCGCGACTCCAAGTCCCCGCACTGGACCGGCGCCGCCTCCTCCCCCGCGACCTTCGGCCACTTCGGGCAGTCCGGCACCTTCCTGTGGATCGACCCGGTCGCCGGCGCGGCGTGCGTCACGCTCACCGACCGCGCCTTCGGGCCGTGGGCGGTCGAGGTGTGGCCGGTCCTCACCGACGCGGTGCTGGCGGAACTGGGGGCGTAA
- a CDS encoding GNAT family N-acetyltransferase, with translation MSDDVVRATASDVPALAGVLASAYAEDPVWSWLMPTDRDRRLRLLFTAHLAQQIPAGRVWTDADRTVAAIWAEPGAWKLPAGYLLRNAGTLLRAGRAQLPRTGMRLLAMEHRHPAGPEHWYVEYIGTHADARGTGRGSRVLGALLERADADGRPVFLESSNRRNLTFYERHGFTLQEEMVFRSGPPMWSMWRRETGRP, from the coding sequence ATGAGCGACGACGTGGTCCGCGCCACCGCATCCGATGTCCCCGCGCTCGCCGGGGTCCTGGCCAGCGCGTACGCCGAGGACCCGGTCTGGTCGTGGCTGATGCCGACCGACCGGGACCGGCGGCTGCGGCTGCTGTTCACCGCGCATCTGGCCCAGCAGATCCCGGCGGGCCGGGTGTGGACGGACGCGGACCGCACGGTGGCGGCCATCTGGGCGGAGCCCGGCGCGTGGAAGCTCCCGGCGGGCTACCTGCTGCGCAACGCGGGCACGCTGCTGCGGGCGGGGCGGGCCCAACTCCCCCGCACGGGGATGCGGTTGCTCGCCATGGAGCACCGCCACCCGGCCGGGCCCGAGCACTGGTACGTCGAGTACATCGGCACCCACGCCGACGCGCGCGGCACCGGGCGCGGGTCACGGGTACTGGGCGCGCTGCTGGAGCGGGCGGACGCGGACGGGCGGCCGGTGTTCCTGGAGTCGAGCAACCGCCGCAACCTGACCTTCTACGAGCGGCACGGGTTCACCCTCCAGGAGGAGATGGTCTTCCGCTCGGGGCCGCCGATGTGGTCGATGTGGCGGCGGGAGACCGGCCGGCCCTGA
- a CDS encoding tetratricopeptide repeat protein — MLGTVAERAGAVAPEWVGHPWVVWTVFGALGVLSAGLATASRWLDGAAENDGGPATSARTGSLHPPHVVLQRVRGRDREIARLRALLRKPDGRFAVLCAVGGMGKTTLAAALAEYARRDGYTVFWIRLRGPESLTDGFIQAAVGCGMPRTAISGAQSVGGNLPDAVWRHFSRTRKWLLVVDNADEAEQISPDGEGVADYRGWIRPYGRGLLLVTSRDTSSATWGHAAELIRLEPLPAAAGGKVLLDSAPDGGTPVEAQALSSRLGGLPLALQAAGRYVTGSTSRHRDFAAYQNALQEELTALVGADNPRPTDPNVARSTVRRTWEVSLDQLDREGVPLARPLLRQLSLFAEAPVPLAFITPRLLTTAVGRPVGQAALDQALTGLERYGLLGVPAEEPSVPGAGPRAGSSVTLHPLVREITALALTTDETDRLHRYEQAMTDALRSEVTDLRIAGAAGWTTARLLVPHLPLLLDHPALVPSEEARADLNTLADVLGDAGSYALQLGLRQTVLAHCAEFLGDQHPDTFTARNHFANSLHSLGRYEQSEGIHRQNLADRIRALGPEHPDSLTSRSNVGYVLQLRGQFAEAASLHSMVLADRTRLLGADHFLTLISRDNLAKSFDQLGDHTAATTLHTQNIAECTRVLGPDHPLTFTSRDNLAATVNHQGDPARAAELHRTVFADRSRAFGPDHPHTLTSGNNLATALHRMGEHAQAAELLEQTLAGRVRILGTDHPDSLDTRSQLAVCRSETGRRQQRR; from the coding sequence GTGCTGGGCACCGTCGCCGAACGCGCGGGTGCGGTGGCACCGGAATGGGTCGGCCATCCCTGGGTGGTCTGGACGGTGTTCGGTGCACTCGGCGTCCTGAGCGCGGGTCTGGCCACCGCGAGCCGCTGGCTGGACGGTGCCGCCGAGAACGACGGAGGCCCGGCAACCAGCGCCCGGACCGGTTCACTGCATCCGCCGCACGTGGTCCTTCAGCGCGTGCGCGGCCGCGACAGGGAAATCGCCCGGCTCAGGGCGCTGCTCAGAAAGCCCGACGGCCGGTTCGCGGTGCTGTGCGCGGTGGGCGGCATGGGCAAGACGACGCTCGCGGCAGCACTGGCCGAGTACGCCCGCCGCGACGGATATACGGTGTTCTGGATTCGCTTGCGCGGTCCGGAATCCCTCACGGACGGCTTCATCCAGGCGGCCGTCGGCTGTGGCATGCCACGCACCGCGATCAGTGGCGCGCAGTCCGTCGGCGGCAATCTGCCTGATGCTGTGTGGCGGCACTTCTCCAGAACAAGAAAGTGGCTGCTGGTCGTGGACAACGCCGACGAAGCCGAGCAGATCAGCCCGGACGGCGAGGGCGTCGCCGACTACCGCGGCTGGATCCGCCCCTACGGACGGGGCCTGCTCCTGGTCACCAGCCGGGATACGTCCTCCGCGACGTGGGGACACGCGGCGGAACTGATCAGGCTGGAGCCGCTTCCGGCGGCGGCGGGCGGCAAGGTCCTGTTGGACAGTGCACCCGATGGCGGCACTCCGGTGGAGGCCCAAGCGCTGTCTTCCCGGCTCGGCGGGCTGCCCCTGGCCCTCCAGGCAGCCGGACGCTATGTGACGGGATCCACGAGCAGACACCGTGACTTCGCCGCGTACCAGAACGCGCTGCAAGAGGAGTTGACCGCCTTGGTAGGTGCTGACAACCCGCGTCCCACGGACCCGAACGTGGCCAGGTCCACCGTCCGGCGCACCTGGGAGGTCTCACTCGATCAACTCGACCGCGAAGGTGTACCACTGGCCCGCCCGCTGTTGCGCCAGCTGTCACTGTTCGCGGAGGCACCGGTGCCCCTGGCCTTCATCACACCGCGACTCCTGACGACGGCAGTCGGTCGGCCCGTCGGCCAGGCCGCCCTGGACCAGGCCTTGACCGGTCTCGAACGCTACGGCTTGCTGGGGGTTCCGGCGGAAGAACCGAGCGTGCCCGGAGCAGGCCCTCGCGCAGGGAGCAGTGTCACCCTCCACCCGCTCGTCCGCGAGATCACCGCACTGGCTCTGACCACCGATGAGACGGACCGTCTCCACCGCTACGAGCAAGCGATGACCGACGCCCTGCGGAGCGAGGTGACGGATCTCCGTATTGCCGGAGCGGCCGGCTGGACCACCGCACGGCTGCTCGTCCCGCATCTGCCTCTTCTGCTCGACCACCCGGCGCTCGTGCCGTCCGAGGAGGCCCGCGCCGACCTCAACACACTGGCGGATGTGCTGGGCGACGCGGGAAGCTATGCCCTCCAGCTCGGTCTGCGGCAGACCGTACTCGCCCACTGCGCCGAGTTCCTCGGCGACCAGCACCCGGACACCTTCACCGCCCGCAACCACTTCGCCAACAGCCTCCACAGTCTCGGCAGGTACGAACAGTCCGAAGGGATCCACCGGCAGAATCTGGCCGACCGGATCCGGGCGCTGGGACCGGAGCATCCCGATTCGCTCACGAGTCGCAGCAATGTCGGATACGTTCTGCAGCTTCGCGGTCAGTTCGCCGAGGCCGCCTCGCTGCACTCCATGGTGCTCGCAGACCGCACCAGACTTCTGGGAGCGGATCACTTCCTGACCCTGATCAGCCGCGACAACCTGGCCAAGTCATTCGACCAGCTCGGTGATCACACCGCGGCGACCACGCTGCATACGCAGAACATCGCCGAATGCACCCGCGTACTGGGCCCCGATCATCCCCTCACCTTCACCAGCCGCGACAACCTTGCCGCCACGGTCAATCATCAAGGCGATCCGGCCCGCGCCGCGGAACTGCACCGGACCGTGTTCGCAGACCGCAGCCGTGCCTTCGGCCCGGACCATCCGCATACCTTGACCAGCGGAAACAATCTCGCGACCGCACTGCACCGGATGGGCGAACACGCTCAGGCCGCCGAGTTACTGGAACAGACCCTCGCCGGCCGCGTGCGCATACTGGGCACCGATCACCCGGACTCCCTGGACACCCGTTCACAACTGGCCGTCTGCCGGTCCGAGACCGGACGGCGGCAGCAACGCCGCTGA
- a CDS encoding pirin family protein — protein MISVHRAADRFEGGDEAAGISSRHSFSFGPFYDPDNLRFGPILACNEERLAPGAGFEEHPHSHTEIVTWVVEGELTHRDTAGHATVVRAGDVQHLSAASGVRHVERNDGATGLTFLQMWLAPVEPGGDPSYTTVPGIADSTPYALPEAGSMLHVRRLTEGERVAVPDAPRVYVHVVRGAVALDGERLTPGDAARITGESGLELVAGQAAEVLMWELPD, from the coding sequence GTGATCTCCGTACACCGCGCGGCCGACCGGTTCGAGGGCGGGGACGAGGCGGCCGGTATCTCCTCCCGGCACTCCTTCTCCTTCGGCCCCTTCTACGACCCCGACAACCTCCGCTTCGGCCCGATCCTCGCCTGCAACGAGGAACGCCTCGCACCCGGCGCGGGCTTCGAGGAGCACCCGCACAGCCACACCGAGATCGTCACCTGGGTCGTCGAGGGCGAGCTGACCCACCGCGACACCGCCGGTCACGCCACGGTCGTGCGCGCCGGGGACGTCCAGCACCTGAGCGCCGCCTCCGGCGTCCGTCACGTCGAACGCAACGACGGCGCCACCGGGCTGACGTTCCTTCAGATGTGGCTCGCCCCCGTGGAGCCCGGCGGCGACCCCTCGTACACGACGGTCCCCGGCATAGCCGACTCCACCCCGTACGCCCTCCCCGAGGCGGGCTCGATGCTGCACGTGCGGCGGCTCACGGAGGGGGAGCGCGTGGCGGTCCCGGACGCTCCGCGCGTGTACGTCCATGTGGTGCGCGGCGCGGTGGCGCTCGACGGCGAGCGCCTGACACCGGGCGACGCGGCCCGGATCACGGGCGAGAGCGGGCTGGAACTGGTCGCGGGGCAGGCGGCGGAGGTGCTGATGTGGGAGCTGCCGGACTGA